A window of Neisseria canis contains these coding sequences:
- a CDS encoding F0F1 ATP synthase subunit epsilon yields MGVMQVEVVSNEDNIFSGEASFVVVPTLNGELGIYPRHEPVMSLVRPGALRLQVPGQAEEVLVAVSGGLLEVQPGKITVLADVAVRSTEMDQARAEQAKKAAEARISEANDEESLAKAQAALAAAIAELKTLDYLRSQRKR; encoded by the coding sequence ATGGGTGTCATGCAAGTTGAAGTGGTAAGTAACGAAGATAACATTTTTTCAGGTGAAGCCAGTTTTGTTGTGGTGCCCACTCTGAATGGTGAACTTGGTATTTATCCGCGACACGAGCCGGTTATGAGTTTAGTTCGCCCGGGCGCTTTGCGTTTGCAGGTTCCCGGACAGGCGGAAGAGGTGTTGGTGGCGGTTTCTGGTGGCTTGTTAGAAGTACAGCCTGGCAAGATTACCGTTTTAGCTGATGTGGCGGTGCGCAGTACCGAAATGGATCAGGCGCGTGCCGAGCAGGCTAAAAAAGCTGCTGAAGCCCGTATTTCCGAAGCTAATGACGAAGAATCGCTCGCTAAAGCACAAGCTGCTTTGGCGGCTGCGATTGCCGAACTCAAAACGCTGGATTATCTCCGTTCGCAAAGAAAACGTTAA
- the atpD gene encoding F0F1 ATP synthase subunit beta, whose amino-acid sequence MSQGKIVQIIGAVVDVEFPRDSIPRVYDALKLVDRELTLEVQQQLGDGVVRTIAMGSSDGLKRGLAVVNTGAPITVPVGKATLGRIMDVLGNPVDEAGPIGSEQTRAIHQPAPKFDELSSATEILETGIKVIDLLCPFAKGGKVGLFGGAGVGKTVNMMELINNIAKAHSGLSVFAGVGERTREGNDFYHEMKDSNVLDKVAMVYGQMNEPPGNRLRVALTGLSMAEFFRDEKDENGKGRDVLFFVDNIYRYTLAGTEVSALLGRMPSAVGYQPTLAEEMGRLQERITSTQTGSITSIQAVYVPADDLTDPSPATTFAHLDATVVLSRDIASLGIYPAVDPLDSTSRQLDPMVLGQEHYDVARGVQSTLQKYKELRDIIAILGMDELSDEDKLTVMRARKIQRFLSQPFHVAEVFTGSPGKYVSLRDTIAGFKAILSGEYDHLPEQAFYMVGGIEEAVEKGKTLS is encoded by the coding sequence ATGAGCCAAGGCAAAATCGTACAAATTATTGGTGCGGTGGTAGACGTGGAATTTCCACGCGATTCTATTCCGCGCGTATATGATGCTCTTAAACTAGTGGATAGAGAACTGACGCTTGAAGTACAACAACAGTTGGGTGATGGTGTCGTTCGTACTATTGCGATGGGTAGTTCCGACGGCCTCAAACGAGGTTTGGCGGTAGTTAACACCGGTGCTCCAATTACAGTGCCTGTGGGCAAAGCAACATTAGGCCGTATTATGGACGTATTAGGTAATCCGGTTGATGAAGCTGGTCCGATTGGCTCCGAGCAAACCCGAGCAATCCACCAACCTGCTCCTAAGTTCGACGAGCTTTCTAGCGCCACAGAGATTTTGGAAACAGGTATTAAAGTAATTGATTTGCTTTGCCCGTTTGCCAAAGGCGGTAAAGTAGGTTTGTTTGGTGGTGCGGGAGTGGGCAAAACCGTAAATATGATGGAGTTGATTAACAACATCGCGAAAGCACACAGCGGTTTGTCTGTATTTGCCGGTGTGGGTGAACGGACGCGTGAAGGTAATGACTTTTATCATGAGATGAAAGATTCCAATGTATTAGATAAAGTAGCCATGGTTTACGGTCAGATGAACGAGCCTCCCGGTAACCGTTTGCGCGTTGCGCTAACTGGCTTGTCTATGGCCGAATTCTTCCGTGACGAGAAAGATGAAAACGGTAAAGGCCGTGATGTATTGTTCTTTGTAGACAATATTTACCGCTATACCCTAGCCGGTACAGAAGTATCTGCATTGCTTGGCCGTATGCCTTCGGCAGTAGGTTATCAGCCGACGTTGGCAGAGGAAATGGGCCGCTTGCAAGAGCGTATTACTTCAACCCAAACAGGCTCTATTACTTCTATTCAAGCCGTATATGTACCTGCGGATGACTTGACTGACCCGTCTCCCGCGACTACTTTCGCACACTTGGATGCAACAGTGGTATTGAGCCGTGATATTGCTTCTTTGGGTATCTATCCGGCTGTGGATCCGCTTGACTCTACTTCACGCCAATTGGATCCGATGGTATTGGGTCAGGAACACTATGATGTAGCGCGCGGTGTGCAGTCTACTCTCCAGAAATATAAAGAATTGCGTGATATTATCGCCATTCTCGGTATGGACGAGTTATCTGATGAAGATAAACTGACTGTAATGCGTGCCCGCAAAATCCAACGTTTCTTGTCACAACCGTTCCACGTTGCCGAAGTATTTACAGGTTCACCGGGTAAATATGTTTCTCTGCGTGACACTATTGCTGGCTTTAAAGCTATTTTGAGCGGTGAATATGATCATCTGCCGGAGCAAGCGTTCTATATGGTAGGCGGTATCGAAGAAGCCGTTGAAAAAGGTAAGACCTTAAGTTAA
- the atpG gene encoding F0F1 ATP synthase subunit gamma — protein sequence MAVGKEILTKIRSVQNTQKITKAMQMVSTSKMRKTQERMRLARPYAEKVRLVMSHLAQTNDKEHGIKLLEEHKSVQRVGFILITTDKGLCGGLNANILKKFLMQVQEYQSQGIEVDVVCIGSKGLAACQRIGLDVIASVTNLGDTPRMEMMLGPLTEIFQRYEKHELDTIHLVYSGFVNTMRQEPRMEVLLPIGKSVFEEMGDGKYNWDYRYEPSSSAVLEYLVRRYLESVVYQALSDNMASEQAARMVAMKAATDNAGNAIKELRLVYNKSRQAAITTELSEIVAGAAAV from the coding sequence ATGGCAGTAGGTAAAGAGATTCTCACCAAAATCCGTAGTGTTCAGAATACCCAAAAGATCACTAAAGCGATGCAAATGGTGTCAACCTCTAAAATGCGGAAGACTCAAGAGCGCATGCGCTTGGCTAGACCTTATGCAGAAAAAGTTCGTTTGGTGATGAGCCACTTGGCTCAAACCAACGATAAGGAACATGGCATTAAGCTGCTTGAAGAGCACAAAAGTGTACAGCGTGTAGGCTTTATTTTAATTACCACTGATAAAGGTTTGTGTGGTGGTTTAAATGCCAATATCCTGAAGAAATTCTTAATGCAAGTGCAAGAATACCAATCTCAAGGTATTGAAGTTGATGTTGTTTGCATCGGTAGCAAAGGATTAGCGGCTTGTCAGCGTATCGGTTTGGATGTGATTGCCAGTGTTACTAACTTAGGTGATACGCCTAGGATGGAAATGATGCTGGGTCCATTAACAGAAATTTTCCAACGATATGAAAAACATGAATTAGATACAATTCATCTTGTCTATTCAGGTTTTGTCAATACAATGCGACAAGAGCCTCGCATGGAAGTGCTTTTACCAATTGGTAAAAGTGTTTTTGAAGAAATGGGGGATGGTAAATATAATTGGGATTACCGTTACGAACCTAGTTCTTCGGCAGTGTTGGAATATTTGGTCCGCCGTTATTTAGAGTCTGTGGTTTACCAAGCATTAAGCGATAATATGGCTTCAGAACAAGCTGCTCGTATGGTGGCGATGAAAGCTGCGACAGATAATGCTGGTAATGCAATTAAAGAGTTGCGTTTGGTGTATAACAAATCGCGCCAAGCAGCAATTACCACAGAATTGTCAGAAATTGTGGCAGGTGCTGCTGCCGTGTAA
- the atpA gene encoding F0F1 ATP synthase subunit alpha codes for MQLNPAEISDLLKAKIENLNTKQEVRTRGTVISVTDGIVRVHGLSDVMQGEMLEFPGNTYGLAMNLERDSVGAVVLGEYEHIKEGDEVKCTNRILEVPIGRELVGRVVNALGQPIDGKGPINTTLTAPIEKIAPGVIARQSVDQPMQTGLKSIDSMVPVGRGQRELIIGDRQTGKTAVALDAIVNQKGNGVICIYVAVGQKASSIANVVRKLEEHGAMEHTIIVAATASEAAALQFIAPYAGCTMGEFFRDRGEDALIVYDDLSKQAVAYRQISLLLRRPPGREAYPGDVFYLHSRLLERAARINADEVEKLTNGEVKGKTGSLTALPIIETQAGDVSAFVPTNVISITDGQIFLETDLFNSGIRPAINAGISVSRVGGAAQTKVIKKLGGGIRLALAQYRELAAFSQFASDLDEATRKQLQHGEIVTELMKQKQFSTLNTAEMALTLWAINNGSYEDVPVSKALAFEAEFLSYVRTQHPDVLNAINASGAMSDDSEQVLTQAMKSFKSSYNYQA; via the coding sequence ATGCAGCTTAATCCTGCTGAAATTAGCGATTTGCTGAAAGCCAAAATTGAGAACCTGAACACCAAACAGGAAGTACGCACACGAGGTACGGTAATTTCTGTAACTGATGGTATTGTTCGTGTACATGGCTTATCAGATGTAATGCAAGGTGAAATGCTTGAGTTTCCCGGTAACACTTATGGCTTGGCAATGAACTTGGAGCGTGACTCCGTTGGTGCCGTTGTGTTGGGTGAATATGAGCATATTAAAGAAGGCGATGAAGTTAAATGTACTAACCGCATTCTTGAAGTGCCGATTGGTCGTGAATTGGTTGGTCGTGTAGTTAACGCATTAGGCCAACCGATTGATGGTAAGGGGCCTATCAATACCACATTGACCGCCCCAATTGAAAAAATCGCACCGGGTGTGATTGCACGTCAGTCAGTTGATCAGCCGATGCAAACAGGCTTGAAGTCGATTGACTCAATGGTTCCGGTTGGTAGAGGCCAGCGCGAATTGATTATTGGTGACCGTCAAACTGGTAAAACAGCTGTTGCTTTGGATGCTATTGTTAACCAAAAAGGCAATGGTGTAATTTGTATTTATGTTGCGGTTGGTCAAAAAGCTTCTTCTATCGCTAACGTAGTACGCAAATTAGAAGAGCATGGGGCAATGGAACATACCATTATTGTTGCTGCAACAGCTTCAGAAGCTGCCGCACTGCAATTTATCGCGCCTTATGCTGGTTGTACCATGGGTGAATTTTTCCGTGACCGTGGTGAAGATGCATTGATTGTATATGATGATTTGTCAAAACAAGCAGTTGCTTATCGTCAAATTTCTTTGCTTCTGCGTCGTCCTCCTGGTCGTGAGGCTTATCCCGGTGATGTATTTTACCTGCACTCTCGTTTGTTAGAGCGTGCTGCGCGTATTAATGCCGATGAAGTAGAAAAATTAACCAATGGCGAAGTAAAAGGTAAGACAGGTTCATTAACAGCACTGCCAATTATTGAAACCCAAGCCGGTGACGTTTCTGCGTTCGTTCCGACTAACGTAATTTCAATTACTGACGGTCAGATTTTCTTGGAAACAGATTTATTTAACTCTGGTATCCGTCCCGCAATTAACGCTGGTATTTCAGTATCGCGTGTAGGTGGTGCGGCACAAACTAAAGTCATCAAAAAGCTGGGTGGTGGTATCCGTTTGGCATTGGCTCAGTATCGTGAACTGGCAGCGTTCTCACAGTTTGCTTCGGATTTGGATGAAGCTACTCGTAAGCAACTCCAGCATGGTGAAATTGTGACTGAATTAATGAAACAAAAACAATTCAGTACATTAAATACTGCAGAAATGGCATTGACTTTGTGGGCCATTAATAATGGTTCTTACGAAGATGTGCCTGTATCTAAAGCATTGGCTTTTGAAGCAGAGTTCCTGAGCTATGTACGCACTCAACACCCGGATGTTCTGAATGCTATTAATGCTTCCGGAGCGATGTCTGACGATAGCGAACAAGTGCTGACCCAGGCCATGAAATCCTTCAAATCTTCTTACAATTATCAAGCGTAA
- a CDS encoding F0F1 ATP synthase subunit delta, producing MAEFATIARPYAKALFELAVEKNQIEAWLGGLKELAWSVQQTSVAAMIEETDASSTQKADELARLLSESEAMKSDEFRNFIYVVAEEKRLQVLPEIYTQYQDLTLSRNQSQKAVIYSAYEFAGEGQKANIVKELEQHFNTRLEAEFEVDPNLIGGLKIEVGDQVLDLSVQAKLKNLYAAMTN from the coding sequence ATGGCCGAGTTCGCAACCATTGCCAGACCTTATGCGAAAGCATTATTTGAGCTGGCAGTTGAAAAAAATCAAATTGAAGCTTGGTTGGGCGGACTAAAAGAATTAGCATGGTCTGTGCAGCAGACTTCGGTTGCAGCTATGATTGAAGAAACCGATGCTAGCAGCACTCAAAAAGCCGATGAACTAGCTCGTTTATTGAGTGAATCTGAAGCTATGAAAAGTGATGAGTTTCGCAACTTTATTTATGTTGTAGCCGAAGAGAAGCGTCTTCAGGTTTTACCTGAAATTTATACCCAATACCAAGATTTGACTTTATCACGTAACCAATCCCAGAAAGCGGTTATTTATAGTGCATATGAGTTTGCTGGCGAAGGTCAAAAAGCAAATATCGTCAAAGAGCTTGAGCAGCACTTCAATACCCGTTTGGAGGCGGAGTTTGAGGTTGATCCAAATTTAATTGGCGGTCTCAAAATTGAAGTGGGTGATCAAGTACTGGATCTGTCGGTGCAGGCAAAGCTAAAAAACCTGTATGCGGCAATGACAAATTAG
- a CDS encoding F0F1 ATP synthase subunit B, which produces MNINATLFAQILVFVGLVWFTMRFVWPPIAKALDERADKIAEGLAAAERGKSDFEQAEKKVAELLAEGRNQVTEMVANAEKRAAQIVEEAKSQASAEAARIAEQAKADVEQEANRAREALREQVAFLAVKGAESILRREVNEAQHAQLLSNLKQEL; this is translated from the coding sequence ATGAATATTAATGCAACCTTATTTGCGCAAATTCTTGTATTTGTCGGTTTGGTATGGTTTACCATGCGTTTTGTGTGGCCTCCAATCGCTAAAGCATTAGATGAGCGCGCCGACAAAATCGCAGAAGGTCTGGCTGCAGCAGAACGTGGCAAAAGCGATTTTGAGCAGGCAGAAAAGAAAGTTGCAGAACTCTTGGCCGAAGGGCGTAACCAGGTTACCGAAATGGTAGCCAATGCCGAAAAACGTGCAGCGCAAATTGTAGAAGAGGCCAAAAGCCAAGCATCTGCAGAAGCTGCCCGTATTGCAGAACAAGCTAAAGCTGATGTGGAACAAGAAGCGAATCGCGCCCGCGAAGCTTTGCGTGAGCAAGTGGCTTTCTTGGCTGTAAAAGGTGCTGAATCAATTTTGCGTCGTGAAGTAAATGAAGCACAGCACGCACAGTTGTTGAGCAATCTGAAACAGGAGCTGTAA
- the atpE gene encoding F0F1 ATP synthase subunit C codes for MGLIAIACGLIVALGALGASIGIAMVGSKYLESSARQPELIGPLQTKLFLIAGLIDAAFLIGVAIALLFAFVNPFSG; via the coding sequence ATGGGTTTGATTGCTATCGCTTGTGGTTTGATCGTGGCTTTGGGTGCTTTAGGCGCTTCTATCGGTATTGCCATGGTTGGTTCTAAATATTTGGAATCTTCTGCACGTCAGCCAGAACTGATTGGCCCGCTGCAAACTAAATTGTTCCTGATTGCAGGTTTGATTGATGCGGCTTTCTTGATTGGTGTGGCCATCGCACTGTTGTTTGCCTTCGTTAACCCGTTCTCAGGCTAA
- the atpB gene encoding F0F1 ATP synthase subunit A, whose translation MASESITAADYIKHHLQSLTSLSDVTQGQGLKNIADFSFINIDAIFFAVLTGVIGSFLLWRGARKATAGVPGRFQAAVEILFEFVDDMCKGIVHNEKSRKFVAPLGLTLFVWIFMMNAMDLLPVDLLPVAWQTVTSEHHALLRVVPTADLNTTLALAIGVLIICIFYNIKIKGFGGWLHEMFSAPFGPKLGPANFILNIVEFLSKTVSHGMRLFGNMYAGELVFLLIALLGGAWAASGSVGVLDPIMFVFHLIAGLIWAIFHILVITLQAFIFMALAFVYIGQAHDAH comes from the coding sequence ATGGCAAGTGAATCAATAACCGCTGCCGACTATATCAAGCACCATTTGCAAAGCTTGACGAGTTTGTCGGATGTAACACAAGGGCAAGGCCTGAAGAATATCGCTGATTTTTCATTTATTAATATCGATGCGATATTTTTTGCTGTATTGACAGGTGTGATCGGTAGTTTTTTACTGTGGCGTGGTGCACGGAAAGCAACCGCCGGGGTTCCCGGGCGTTTTCAGGCAGCAGTAGAGATTCTGTTTGAATTTGTCGATGATATGTGCAAAGGCATTGTACATAACGAAAAATCGCGCAAGTTTGTTGCACCGCTGGGTCTGACTTTGTTTGTTTGGATCTTTATGATGAATGCCATGGATTTGCTGCCGGTTGATTTGTTGCCGGTTGCTTGGCAAACTGTTACAAGTGAGCACCATGCATTATTGCGTGTCGTACCTACTGCGGATTTAAATACTACTTTGGCTTTGGCTATCGGAGTATTGATAATCTGTATTTTCTATAACATCAAAATCAAAGGGTTTGGCGGCTGGTTGCATGAAATGTTTAGTGCGCCATTTGGCCCGAAACTCGGCCCGGCAAACTTTATTTTAAATATTGTTGAATTCTTGTCTAAAACAGTTTCACACGGTATGCGGTTGTTCGGTAACATGTATGCAGGAGAATTGGTATTCCTGCTAATCGCATTATTAGGTGGTGCTTGGGCTGCATCTGGAAGCGTAGGCGTTTTAGATCCGATTATGTTTGTTTTTCATCTTATCGCAGGCTTGATTTGGGCTATTTTCCATATTTTGGTTATTACGCTGCAAGCCTTTATTTTCATGGCATTGGCGTTTGTTTATATTGGACAAGCACATGATGCCCACTAG
- a CDS encoding ATP synthase subunit I: MSKILILQAGVLLVVSAISGVVGGVDSLLSALAGGLCYLLPSSVTVLVLKLFKPYPKFAGYGFLLGEGLRIVLALIMMLVVFAIWHQVLVFIPFLFGLLAVSHVVFLVFWKVQRYGK; the protein is encoded by the coding sequence ATGAGTAAGATTTTAATATTGCAGGCGGGCGTCTTGCTTGTTGTATCAGCAATTTCAGGTGTTGTAGGCGGTGTTGATAGCTTGTTATCGGCTTTGGCAGGCGGTTTGTGCTATTTGCTGCCTTCGTCTGTTACGGTACTGGTCTTAAAACTTTTCAAGCCTTATCCCAAGTTTGCGGGTTATGGATTTCTTCTCGGAGAAGGTTTAAGAATAGTACTGGCTTTGATTATGATGCTTGTTGTGTTTGCAATATGGCATCAAGTGCTGGTTTTCATTCCGTTTTTATTCGGATTGCTGGCGGTCAGTCATGTGGTTTTTTTAGTATTTTGGAAAGTTCAACGTTATGGCAAGTGA
- a CDS encoding ParB/RepB/Spo0J family partition protein: MAKPKGGLGGKGLDSLLAGNIEDNSGDKLTTIPIGDIKPGRYQPRVQMDDEALQELAESIKAQGVIQPVIVREHGLSQYELIAGERRWRASQLAGLTEIPVVIKSISDETALAMGLIENLQRENLNPIEEARGLKRLADEFSLTHETIAKAVGKSRSAISNSMRLLGLPVPVQDMLYQRRLEMGHARALLTLPVVEQLELAQKAVKYGWSVREVERRSQLLQHGKKTEPVKKNHPDIQRLNDLLTETLGVNAEIRSTNNKKGKIVLHFDTPETLDALLKKLGIEFD, from the coding sequence ATGGCAAAACCCAAAGGCGGCCTTGGAGGCAAGGGCTTGGATTCACTATTGGCCGGAAATATAGAAGACAATAGCGGCGACAAGTTAACCACAATTCCCATCGGCGATATCAAACCCGGCCGCTACCAGCCGCGTGTACAAATGGATGATGAAGCTTTGCAGGAATTGGCCGAATCCATTAAAGCACAAGGCGTTATCCAACCGGTTATCGTGCGTGAGCATGGGCTGTCGCAATATGAGTTGATAGCAGGCGAGCGCAGATGGCGGGCCAGCCAATTGGCCGGATTAACAGAAATTCCGGTGGTAATCAAAAGCATCAGCGATGAAACTGCTTTGGCGATGGGCTTGATTGAAAACCTGCAACGGGAAAATCTTAATCCTATTGAAGAAGCACGCGGATTGAAACGTCTTGCGGATGAATTCAGCCTGACACACGAAACCATTGCCAAGGCGGTAGGAAAAAGCCGCAGTGCCATTTCCAACAGCATGCGCTTGCTCGGTCTGCCGGTGCCTGTTCAAGATATGCTTTACCAGCGCCGGTTGGAAATGGGGCATGCCAGAGCATTATTGACCCTACCGGTTGTGGAGCAGTTGGAGTTGGCTCAAAAGGCAGTGAAATATGGTTGGTCTGTGCGGGAAGTAGAACGCCGAAGCCAACTTTTGCAACATGGCAAAAAAACTGAACCCGTGAAAAAAAATCATCCGGACATTCAACGCCTTAACGATTTACTCACTGAAACCCTTGGGGTTAATGCGGAGATACGCAGCACGAACAATAAAAAAGGCAAAATCGTTTTGCATTTCGACACTCCGGAAACATTGGATGCTTTATTAAAAAAACTGGGTATCGAATTTGATTAA
- a CDS encoding serine hydrolase domain-containing protein yields MAHFLKNHAVHDASLLVCRGGITCIEESKGSMTSDSPFAVASISKLYTHALIFQLIDRSGLSYGTKLTDILPHNITRYLPRAGQVSIRHLIDQNSGFPNYEQDCQPGGTVLINEIFRHDRRMELEEALEILSRLPPKSKPGGQKAYYADINAMLLGKIAEVITGKSAKQLLTDSICQPLDLKQTHWADGSEEIAPIYNGARIIACRQYLASQVYQGGIVATNAELMRFTQAFFGGKLFNASHIDSPTFRAIQFFPLKYGSGMMQLTVAPLVAYFFRGVREIRGHSGVTGSFAFYCPQKEVFVTGTVNQLKYKPYATIFRSIAACDKNRVSR; encoded by the coding sequence ATGGCGCATTTCCTGAAGAATCATGCTGTTCACGATGCAAGCCTGCTGGTGTGTCGTGGCGGTATCACATGCATTGAAGAGTCTAAAGGTAGCATGACGAGTGATTCCCCGTTTGCCGTCGCCAGCATTTCCAAATTGTATACGCATGCGCTGATTTTTCAGCTAATTGACCGCAGCGGATTGAGTTACGGAACAAAATTGACTGATATTTTGCCGCACAATATCACCCGTTATTTGCCTCGAGCTGGACAAGTAAGCATCCGCCATCTTATCGACCAAAACTCTGGATTTCCTAATTATGAACAAGATTGCCAGCCGGGTGGTACGGTACTGATAAACGAGATTTTTCGGCATGACCGGCGAATGGAATTGGAAGAAGCGCTGGAGATTTTGTCAAGGCTGCCGCCAAAGTCAAAGCCGGGCGGGCAAAAGGCATATTATGCCGATATCAATGCTATGCTGTTGGGTAAAATCGCTGAAGTGATTACCGGAAAATCTGCCAAACAATTATTGACTGACTCTATTTGCCAACCGCTTGATCTCAAGCAGACACATTGGGCGGACGGCAGCGAAGAAATCGCACCGATATATAACGGCGCCCGCATTATAGCCTGCCGACAATATCTTGCAAGCCAAGTCTATCAGGGCGGTATTGTTGCAACCAATGCAGAGCTGATGCGCTTTACGCAGGCATTCTTTGGTGGTAAGCTTTTCAACGCATCGCATATTGATAGCCCGACTTTCCGGGCTATCCAATTCTTCCCCTTAAAGTACGGCAGCGGCATGATGCAGCTAACAGTAGCGCCGTTGGTAGCATATTTCTTCAGAGGCGTTCGCGAGATTCGCGGTCATAGCGGCGTTACCGGTAGCTTTGCATTTTATTGCCCGCAGAAAGAAGTGTTTGTTACCGGCACAGTCAACCAGCTCAAATACAAACCGTACGCAACCATATTTCGATCAATCGCGGCGTGTGATAAAAATCGGGTGTCACGATAA
- the aroG gene encoding 3-deoxy-7-phosphoheptulonate synthase AroG: MNRLQKTDDVRINAIDELLPPIAHLYELPITDEVVDLVVKTRQEIADLVHGRDNRLLVIIGPCSIHDPQAAIEYAQRLLPLRKKYEKELLIVMRVYFEKPRTTVGWKGLINDPHLDGTFDINFGLRQARKLLLDLNTLGMPASTEFLDMITPQYYADLISWGAIGARTTESQVHRELASGLSCPVGFKNGTDGNLKIAIDAIGAASHPHHFLSVTKTGHSAIVHTAGNKDCHVILRGGKEPNYDSKHVKAAAEELIKAGATPKLMVDFSHANSRKDYKRQMEVAQDVAQQLHNGETNIMGVMVESHLVEGRQDKPETYGQSITDACIGWNETEALLELLAEANRSRV; this comes from the coding sequence ATGAACCGCTTACAAAAAACAGATGATGTACGCATTAATGCCATTGATGAGTTATTGCCCCCGATTGCCCATTTATATGAATTACCGATTACCGATGAAGTGGTTGATTTGGTGGTAAAAACCCGTCAGGAAATCGCTGATTTGGTGCATGGCAGAGACAACCGTTTGCTGGTTATTATCGGCCCGTGCTCTATCCATGACCCGCAAGCGGCAATCGAATATGCCCAACGTTTGCTGCCATTGCGCAAAAAATATGAAAAAGAATTGCTGATTGTGATGCGGGTTTATTTTGAAAAGCCGCGCACCACCGTAGGCTGGAAAGGTTTGATTAACGATCCGCATCTCGACGGCACATTCGACATCAATTTCGGCCTGCGCCAAGCGCGTAAATTATTATTGGATTTAAATACCTTGGGCATGCCGGCATCCACAGAATTTTTGGATATGATCACGCCGCAATATTATGCCGACCTCATTTCGTGGGGCGCCATCGGTGCGCGGACAACCGAAAGCCAAGTTCACCGTGAACTTGCCTCCGGCTTGTCTTGCCCTGTCGGATTTAAAAATGGTACGGACGGCAATTTGAAGATTGCCATCGACGCAATCGGCGCAGCTTCCCATCCGCACCATTTCCTTTCGGTTACCAAAACCGGCCACAGCGCCATCGTACATACTGCCGGTAATAAAGATTGCCACGTTATCTTGCGCGGCGGCAAAGAGCCGAATTACGACAGCAAACATGTGAAAGCCGCGGCAGAGGAGCTGATTAAAGCAGGTGCAACGCCGAAATTGATGGTTGATTTCAGCCATGCCAACAGCCGGAAAGACTACAAACGCCAAATGGAAGTGGCGCAAGATGTTGCCCAACAGCTCCATAACGGAGAAACCAATATTATGGGTGTGATGGTGGAAAGTCATTTGGTAGAAGGCCGCCAAGACAAACCCGAAACTTATGGCCAAAGTATTACGGATGCCTGCATCGGTTGGAACGAAACGGAAGCATTGCTTGAGTTGCTGGCCGAAGCAAACCGCAGCCGCGTGTAA
- a CDS encoding peroxiredoxin family protein, whose protein sequence is MKKILLLVVLALVGGLIAYVLVPKANPAPDFSLKGLDGKMYGNASLKGNVTFINFWFPTCPGCVSEMPKVIKMAQDYRGKNFQVLGIAQPIDPLESVENYAKSRSLPFPVVYDADGKVGKAFNTVVYPTSILINKNGEILKTFVGEPDFAALYQQIDAELNK, encoded by the coding sequence ATGAAGAAAATTTTGTTATTGGTCGTGTTGGCGTTGGTTGGCGGTTTAATTGCTTATGTGCTGGTGCCGAAAGCAAACCCAGCGCCCGATTTTTCACTAAAAGGTTTGGATGGCAAAATGTACGGTAATGCCAGTCTGAAAGGTAACGTTACTTTTATTAATTTTTGGTTTCCCACTTGCCCCGGCTGCGTGAGCGAGATGCCGAAGGTTATTAAAATGGCGCAAGATTACCGGGGGAAAAACTTTCAGGTGCTCGGCATTGCACAACCGATCGATCCGCTCGAAAGCGTCGAAAACTATGCGAAAAGCCGTTCGTTGCCTTTCCCGGTGGTGTATGATGCCGACGGTAAAGTGGGGAAAGCGTTTAATACCGTGGTTTACCCGACTTCGATACTCATCAATAAAAACGGCGAGATATTGAAAACTTTTGTGGGCGAGCCTGATTTTGCGGCTTTGTATCAGCAGATTGATGCTGAACTGAATAAATAG